One stretch of Muribaculum intestinale DNA includes these proteins:
- a CDS encoding tetratricopeptide repeat protein has product MKYLKYILFFSILCSFGGNVHGQINTDQVMRVGQNSLYLEDYVLSIQYFNQVIAAKPYLAQPYFYRAIAKISLEDYIGAEDDASTAISYNRFITGAYEVRGVARQNQGKLKEAVEDYDRALEQLPESRGLLLNKALALEELKDYKRSEATYDELFRYHPRYDNGLVGRARLYLAMGDTAKASADIDRALDLNKNNVNAYVMRADIAINSAKDYARARNDMDEAIKLQPHFSGYFVNRAFLRYQLDDYFGAMADFDYAIQLDPSSVPALFNRGLLRAEVNDNNKAIDDFTRVLALDPDNYKAMYNRALLSKEIADYSGSNADLDKVIAEFPSFSGAYFVRCENYRLMGERAKAERDYNKAMALSKQAVPADEGADVDADAGGSQQGKEETQEQVAARFTSLLTVDNNATVKEEYATEGIKGRVQDRNLAIEVEPMFTLSYYVTTTEIKEVPYYIKEVDDLNATRALRFLLMTTNREPQLSDEDAIGKHFSSIEYYNGYLETHRPRAIDYFGRAMDYYTLHNYASAMADLDRAIALAPDFTLAYMLRANARMKNAEMDRLSRDTKREGILPEMAGQTSKMVAAEVMADLDKVIELSPRMAIAYYNKGNMLLQSGDYTSALSAYSVAIDIKPDFGEAYYNRGYIYLKLGNKEAGVADLSKAGELGIVPSYNLLKRFTR; this is encoded by the coding sequence ATGAAATATCTAAAGTATATACTGTTTTTCTCAATATTATGTTCATTCGGCGGGAATGTCCATGGACAGATTAACACCGACCAGGTAATGCGTGTCGGTCAGAATTCACTGTATCTGGAGGATTATGTCCTGTCAATACAGTATTTCAACCAGGTGATAGCTGCCAAACCTTATCTGGCACAACCATATTTCTATCGTGCGATTGCTAAGATTTCGCTGGAGGATTATATTGGAGCCGAAGATGATGCTTCGACTGCGATATCATATAACCGGTTTATCACCGGAGCCTATGAGGTGCGCGGTGTGGCGCGACAGAACCAAGGCAAACTTAAGGAGGCCGTGGAGGATTATGACCGTGCACTTGAGCAACTGCCAGAAAGCCGTGGACTGCTGCTCAATAAAGCTCTTGCTCTTGAGGAATTAAAGGATTATAAACGGTCGGAAGCCACTTATGACGAACTGTTTCGCTATCATCCGCGATATGATAATGGCCTTGTGGGTCGTGCACGGCTCTATCTTGCGATGGGCGATACGGCAAAGGCAAGCGCTGACATAGACCGTGCGCTTGATTTGAACAAGAATAATGTGAACGCATACGTGATGCGAGCTGACATAGCTATAAATTCAGCAAAGGACTATGCTCGTGCGAGAAACGATATGGATGAGGCGATAAAATTACAGCCTCATTTTTCTGGATATTTCGTGAACCGCGCGTTTCTTCGATATCAGCTTGATGATTATTTCGGAGCCATGGCCGATTTTGACTATGCCATACAGTTGGATCCTTCGAGTGTGCCGGCATTATTCAATCGCGGTCTGCTTCGTGCTGAGGTAAATGACAATAATAAGGCTATTGATGACTTCACACGTGTGCTTGCGCTTGATCCGGATAATTACAAGGCAATGTATAACAGGGCTTTGCTGTCAAAGGAAATTGCTGATTACTCAGGGTCAAATGCTGACCTTGACAAGGTGATAGCTGAGTTCCCTTCTTTTTCAGGCGCATATTTTGTGAGGTGCGAGAACTACCGTCTTATGGGTGAGCGTGCAAAGGCCGAACGCGATTATAACAAGGCTATGGCTCTGTCTAAACAAGCGGTTCCGGCCGATGAGGGTGCTGATGTTGATGCGGATGCCGGCGGTTCGCAGCAAGGTAAGGAGGAGACTCAGGAGCAGGTGGCAGCACGCTTTACATCGCTGTTGACTGTAGACAACAATGCTACTGTAAAAGAGGAATATGCAACCGAGGGCATAAAGGGGCGTGTGCAGGATAGGAATCTGGCGATAGAAGTTGAACCTATGTTCACCCTTTCATATTATGTCACAACAACGGAAATCAAGGAAGTCCCATATTATATAAAGGAAGTGGATGACCTTAATGCGACACGTGCTCTCAGATTTCTGTTGATGACAACTAACAGGGAACCTCAGCTATCGGATGAGGATGCCATCGGCAAGCATTTTTCATCAATAGAGTATTATAACGGGTATCTGGAAACACACCGTCCGCGTGCGATTGATTATTTTGGGCGCGCTATGGACTATTATACTCTGCATAATTATGCTTCGGCAATGGCTGATCTTGACAGAGCTATCGCTCTTGCTCCTGATTTTACGCTTGCCTATATGCTAAGAGCTAACGCTCGCATGAAAAATGCCGAGATGGATCGTCTGTCGCGTGATACAAAACGCGAGGGCATCCTGCCGGAGATGGCCGGACAGACATCAAAAATGGTGGCGGCCGAAGTGATGGCAGACCTTGACAAGGTAATAGAACTGTCACCGAGAATGGCAATAGCATACTATAATAAAGGTAATATGTTGCTCCAGTCGGGCGATTATACATCCGCTTTGAGCGCATATTCCGTCGCTATAGATATCAAGCCTGATTTCGGTGAGGCGTACTACAACCGAGGATACATATATCTTAAACTTGGCAATAAGGAGGCTGGCGTGGCAGACCTTAGTAAGGCCGGGGAGCTTGGAATAGTGCCCAGCTATAATCTTTTGAAGCGTTTTACACGTTGA
- a CDS encoding RsiV family protein — MKALYISSSILLSIIAVACSHKSSYTSNESTISNFQIVQTVKSATRNYICKGANAVFADSLPIYSKVHLTIQWPEELGGINIQPLQDSIITAIYETPKTSIDETILAALDSPEGSDTYIMEEIDSIPSEGQTMTLYRDKIASAITFSPSYIVYQIMTASYDGGAHGMTVSRFINYDFDSTRVITPQLAFKAGCDETLLKAIQEQLMAMCQVRSLNELDNYGIFSNQIFVSPEFYLQGYNIVFHYNPYDIAPYSTGSIDVSVPYYTIRKCLSPEVLRLLSSTEI, encoded by the coding sequence AGTACTATATCCAATTTCCAGATTGTGCAAACGGTAAAGAGCGCGACACGCAACTATATATGCAAAGGCGCAAATGCAGTTTTTGCAGATTCGCTGCCAATCTACAGCAAGGTGCATCTAACAATCCAATGGCCCGAAGAATTAGGAGGCATTAATATACAGCCACTTCAGGATTCGATAATAACGGCAATATATGAAACTCCGAAAACTTCAATTGACGAGACTATTCTTGCCGCCCTCGATTCGCCGGAAGGAAGCGATACATATATAATGGAAGAAATCGACTCCATCCCCTCGGAAGGACAAACGATGACTCTATATCGCGACAAAATCGCATCAGCGATAACATTCAGCCCAAGCTATATCGTATATCAGATAATGACAGCCTCATATGATGGAGGCGCCCACGGCATGACTGTATCACGTTTTATAAACTATGATTTCGATTCCACCCGTGTCATCACTCCTCAGCTTGCATTCAAAGCCGGATGCGATGAAACCTTGTTAAAGGCAATTCAAGAACAACTCATGGCAATGTGCCAGGTAAGATCACTCAACGAACTCGACAATTATGGGATTTTTTCAAACCAGATTTTCGTAAGTCCGGAGTTCTACCTACAGGGCTACAATATCGTATTCCATTACAACCCATACGACATAGCACCCTATTCGACCGGAAGCATTGATGTGTCCGTACCGTATTATACCATCCGTAAATGCCTCTCACCTGAAGTATTACGGTTACTGTCATCAACAGAAATCTGA